The bacterium region TTAATGTCTCAACGAATTAGTATTTCGAGTAGATTTTTATTTGACACAACAGTTAATATTTACCTGAATATATTGATATGGTATAATAAAATAAAAATGGAAATGAATATATTAAAAGTTAAAAAAAATTATGTAAGAAATTTTGTTAGTTGGCGTCCTTCATACTAATCCTATCCATATCTTTCAATTCTTTATATCCATAAAAAAGGAGATACAAAATGAAACAATTATTTGAAAAATTATTACTACAAAAAACATTAACTATAGAAGAAAGTTATAGTGTTTTTAAAAAAATTATGGAAAATGAAATTTCTCCAATTCAAGCATCTGCATTTCTGTCTCTTTTGAAGATGAAAGGTGAACAGGCATCAGAAATTATAGGGGCAGTAAAATTATTAAGAGAAAAATCAGAAAAAATAAATATAAGAAGAAAGAAGGTTGGAGATACCTGTGGGACGGGTGGAGACCGTTCAGAAACATTCAATATCTCAACAGCAGCAGGTATAGTTGGTTTTGGAGCAGGACTTACAATTGCTAAACATGGAAATAGAGCAATTACAAGTAAATGTGGAAGTGCTGATGTTATGGAAAAATTAGGTTTTAATATCAATATTCCCATTGAAAAAAATAAAGAAGTTCTTGAGAAATTCGGGTTTTCTTTCTTTTTTGCACCTTTTTACCATCCTGCAATGAAAAACATTGCTCCTGTTAGAAAGGACTTACCTTTTAGAACAATTTTCAATATTATTGGTCCTCTTACCAATCCTGTTAAAACAAGTTTTCAAATAATGGGTGTTTCTGAATATAAACTTTTAAGTTTAATTCCGCCTGTTTTCAAAAGTTTGAATATTGATGGTTTTATATTTTTTTCCGAAGATGGAATAGATGAAATTTCTTTAACAGGGAAAACATATATTGTTGAAGTGAATAAATATGGAATAAGGGAATATGAAATTTACCCTCAAAATTTTGGTATGAAAAAATGTTCTATCAATGATTTAAAGGGAGGTACACCTGATGAAAACAAAGAAATTATTATTAGAATATTACAAAATAAAGAAAAGGGTGCAAAAAAAGATATAGTTATTTTAAATTCTGCATTTCTTTTGAAAGCATCGGGAAAAGTTGATAATATAAAAGAGGGGATTGAATTAAGTAAAAAGATAATTGAAGAAGGTGTTGCTTACAAAAAATTTATGGAATTAGTTGAAAACTTACAAAAAATATGAAAAAAATATTTTTTCTGTTTTTTGTTTTTTTTCTTTTAAGTTCTAGTTTAGTGGCTGAAGTAGATTTATATTTTCAAGCACCATTAGATTTCTGTTCATATCCAGATGTAAAAGAAGGAGTTATTGATATTATTTATTTAAAAATTGATGA contains the following coding sequences:
- the trpD gene encoding anthranilate phosphoribosyltransferase is translated as MKQLFEKLLLQKTLTIEESYSVFKKIMENEISPIQASAFLSLLKMKGEQASEIIGAVKLLREKSEKINIRRKKVGDTCGTGGDRSETFNISTAAGIVGFGAGLTIAKHGNRAITSKCGSADVMEKLGFNINIPIEKNKEVLEKFGFSFFFAPFYHPAMKNIAPVRKDLPFRTIFNIIGPLTNPVKTSFQIMGVSEYKLLSLIPPVFKSLNIDGFIFFSEDGIDEISLTGKTYIVEVNKYGIREYEIYPQNFGMKKCSINDLKGGTPDENKEIIIRILQNKEKGAKKDIVILNSAFLLKASGKVDNIKEGIELSKKIIEEGVAYKKFMELVENLQKI